The window CGGTAGTTTAATAATATAAGTAAACACAACTATGACCACAATATTTACATTTTTATCTTTGCAAGATCACGAAAGATTAGATAATATTGATTTATTAAGTTTATTTGTGACCACATTTACGAGGTTAGGTGATCTTATGCCGCGAATGGGAAGCGAGTATAATGTGAAAGTCAATCTTAGAATTGATGAAGAATTGGACTCAATGATTAATGCTATTGCTGTCAGAAGAGGGGAGCACAAAGCGGAGGTATACAGACGACTGCTTCGGAAGGCAGCTGAGGAAGAGAATGCGAAAGACAGTCTGGATCCAATTGCGATTGCCGTCCGGAAAACGATGACCGACGTTCTTAAGCCGGTTGAAGATCGAATGGCAAAGATCAATGCGAAGGCGGCAATCGCTTCGGCGACAGCAATGTATATGGCAATGCAAATCTACCATGACATGGGCAAAGATGCGCGTGCGCTTTATGAAGAAGCCAGGAAACGCGCTGTTGCGTTTGTGAAGCTTCCACATGATGAGCTGACAGGCGATAAAGATGAGTGATAAATCGGCTGGCCGTTTTCAAGCGCCCTTTGTCATGAAGATGTCGTTCTATTCGCCATCCTCAAAAAACCAGGCGAAGAATGCGGCTCATATCAAATACATAGGAACGCGCCCAGGTGCCGTTTACGAACATGAACAAGTCAATGGGAGTATTGAACTTGAGTCCGCGCAGCATCGTCCAGATCCGGATACAGCTGCTGGGCATGTTCTCTATGCACATGAGCGTCCAGGAAGTCATGGACTGTTTTCTGCTGAGCGGCAGCCGCCCAATTTGCCGGAGATTCAAAAGGAGCTGCAAGAACATCAAGGGATTGTTTGGCGGTTTGTTTTGTCTTTGACGGAAGCGGATGCGAAGCGCCTGGGATACGACGATCGCGTTGCTTGGGAAGATTCCCTTCGCTTAACGGTACCCTTGGCTGCTGAGAAAATGGGAATCAAGGAAAGCAATCTGCGCTGGGTGGCTGCGTTTCATCAAGAGAAGGGTCATCCTCATGTTCATCTTGTCATTTGGGAAAAAGAACCGGTTCGAAGGAAGGGGGCGTTATCCAAAGGTGAACGCATTGACGTAAAAAAAGTGTTTATGAAAGAGATCTATGCTGATGAACGGGTCCGTCTCTTACAAGAGAAGACCGCCATGCGTGACCTTATGCGAGATTTTGCGAAAGCCAGCACAGAAAAAGCTGTGCAGCTGCAACGGGAAGTCTCTTTAGAATACGGAAAAGTGCAGCTTGAAATGACGGCCATTGGCGCAACGAAACCTGGTATCCCTCCGAAGCCATATCCGGAGGATGTTCGGTTACTTTCCGACCAGTTGAAAGAGCTGTCGCGGCTTATGCCGGGCAAGGGAAGAGTTGCCCTTAAATTTATGCCGGAAGAGGCGAAACAAAAAGCCAGAGAAATTGCTGAAAAGATGGTGGATCAGCCGCCATTTAAAGAGTTGTATGAGCGGTATATGAAATCCGTTGAAGAGATCACCAGGCTGCATAACATCCACCCGGAAGCAATCAAAAAAGCGAAGGATAACGCCCATAACGATTTAAGAGATCGCCTTGCGAATGTATTGTTGCGCGGGGCATCCAGCATGCAAGACACACTCGTTCGGGGTTCGCTCAACCGGGAGCGCGGGAACGAGAAACCTGCATTACAACAAGAACAACAGGTGGCTCGTTCAGTTTGGAGATCCGTGTGGCGCGAATTGGATAAGGAGCGCATGCGACAAGAGGCACAATCGGAAATCGAAAAACGCAGGGAACTGCAGCGGAAAACGCGAGCCAAACAAAGGGAAAACGAACAAGATCGGGAACGTTAGACCTTACCCCCTTTCGAAAAGAAAGGGGGTTCTGTATTTACAGTTTTCAAGATTGATTTATTTCTGTAGTCCCATTAGAATGAAAATATACCCATGTCGGAAGATGTAAGGAGTGGTCAATTATAGGTTTGAAAAGAAAACTTAGTTTTGTTTTAGTAGTCCTATTGTTCGATTTTTTGGTTCTTCCATCAATCGTAAGGCTTCCTTACTACTTGAAGGAGTATGGTTCGGATGCAGCGTCTTTCTTTTTCCAGGAATTCAACGTGTACTATGCTGCAAAACTTGTAATCACTGAACCGTTCAACCGGCAAGTGTGGCTGTTTATTCAGCCTCTTTTAGCGCTTTATGTGCTGCTTCAATTTTGGAGAGACTTGCCGAATCGTAAAAACCGCATTGGGGATGGCGTTGGGGGACCGGACGCAACGGGATCCGGAGAATACGGCACAAGCCGTTGGCAGACGAAGCGCGAGATGGACAAGACAATGACCAGATGGGGGTTTGGAGATACCGGCATTATAGGCGGGATTATCACCGGTGTGAATCTCGCTAAAAAGTATGCTTGGACGATCGTGGACGATCTCCATACCTTGATCATCGGTACAACACGTTCAGGTAAATCGCGAAGATGGGTACTGCCTACGATCTGGCGTCTTGGTTTCGCGGGCGAAAGCATGGTTCTCACCGACCCGAAGGGTGAGCTGTTTCGGAAGACCAACCGGTTTCTGACTCGAAAAGGCTACAATGTTGTCTTGCTTGATTTTCGGAATCCAGGACGAGGAAATCGCTGGAACCTTATGGACCCCATCAACCGATCAGTTCGTAGGGGCGATCTTTCAGATGCCGTCCAGTCCGCGGCGAGCATCAGTCATATGCTGGTGCATCAATCACCAGGATCAAAGAAGGGTGACCAGACCTGGAACAACGGGGCGGAGTCCGTCATTCAAGCGCTTACCCTTGCGGTTGCAATGGAAGCGCCCGATGATGCGCAAAAGCATATGACCAGCGTGTATAAAATGCTCGGCGAGCTGGGTGAGACACAGAGAATAATGATCGGCAGTCAGACTGTAGATTTCGTGCCGCTTAATGAGTACATGAAGGATCTACCGACCGATCACCCGGCGCGGGATGCTTTCATAGCGGCCAGGCTTGCGCCTGAACGGATGCGCGGATCATTCTACAGCCAGGTGGCTACCCTACTCAGGTTCTTTGCGGATCCCGGAATGCAATTTATGACCGGCGCGCAAGATCACAAACTCGAAGACATCGGTGAGAAGAAAACAGCTGTTTTTCTTGTCATACCCGATGAAGATACTACCAGGCATCCGCTCGCGGCGCTGTATGTTGAACAAACCTATCAAGCGCTGGTCAAAGTCGCAGACAAGCACGGTGGCAGGCTCCCCGTCAGGGTCAACATGATCCTCGATGAGTTTGGGAATATGCCGCCGTTTAAAGATTTTGCGACGAAGCTGACCGTCTCAGGCGGCCGGGGCATCCGTTGGCATCTGATAGTTCAAGATTTTCAGCAGCTAGAAGCGTTGTATGGTGATGCTACGGAGACCATTAAAGGCAACTGTCATGTATGGTTGTACCTGCTGACCTCTAGTACGAAGACGGCTGAGGAAATCTCAAAGAAGCTCGGGAACTACACGATCAATACGGACGGAGCAAGTGTGACAGATGGAGGGTCGATCAACAAGATATCCCGCAGTCAAAATGTTGGAAAAACCGGGCGGAGACTTTTGCTTCCTGAAGAGCTTGAACGTTTCCCGAAAAATGAAGCAATCGTCATGCAGCTTCGGCATCAACCTGCGCGCGTTCCCATGCCGGATCTCAGTGAGTGGCCGATCGGGGATGAGTTTACAGAAAATGACGTAACAAAAATGCGCGAAATTGAGCGTGTCCCGGTATTCATTCCTTCCCAGAACTACGTTCAACCCAATACTGAGGGCCAAGAAGAAAGACCGGAATCCGATCAGGAAAAATTCTTTGATTATTTGGAGGAAATTTGAAATGAAATTGTTCAAGCGTTCCTTTGTGGCATTCTTCTCGCTTCTTTTTGTCATGGTCGTTGCTGCACCGGTTATGTTTGCTGCCGATCTGTCTACAACTTATCTGGAAACGCCCAAAATTGTTACAGGAAGCGAGAAGCTTATAAAAGATGCGTCTCAATGGTTGCTTCTCCTGATCCCTATAACTGGTGGGCTTATGGTTGGTTGGCAGCAGTATATGAAAAAATGGGCGCAAGAACCTGGTGATATTGCCCTTCGGGATAAAAGATCAAAAGCCATTGCAATCGCCTCTGTTATTGCATTTTGTGCAGACGGGCTGATTTCCGCGCTTTTGGCATATTACAGTTAAGAGGTTTGTGCCATGCTGTCATGGTTGATTGGAGATGCAATCGAAGAATTTATTAAACGCCTCGTTGAACAGGCGATCAATACGTTTCTTGGTTTTTTGGCTGACATTGGCAATATAGCAGGTGAAGTCCTCGATCTGCCAGTTGTCGTAAACGGCATATTGTACGCGCAAATGTTGGCTGCCTCCATACTGACTGTCAAAGTTATTTTTGAAGCCTACACGACCTACATCCTTCATCAGAATGGCGACCCGGATTCAGATCCGGGTGGCCTTTTGATTCGAACAGCATATTCTGTTGCGATCATATCCGGAATGCCGTGGCTTGTCCGTTGGATTTATCAGTTTGGTTCTTCAATCGCATATGATATTGCTCAATTGCCAGGCATCGGTTATGAAGATGCCGCTTCACCGTTGCAGCAGCTGTTTAACTTCACCTTATCCGGTGCGGCATCAATTATTTTCGCGGCGATTGGCATCTTCTTTGCGCTTGTCATTCTTGTCATTGTATGTATTCAAACCTTTATCCGTGCTGCTGAACTTGCCGTTGCAGCTGTTGTCGGATCGTTTATGGCGCTGGGTTTGACGAATCCCGAAAGCACAGCTTTTTCGTCGTGGCTTCGTGAAACGTCCAGCATATGTCTTGCTCAAGCGGTGCAGATTTTTCTTGTGAAAGTATCTTTCTTTACGCTTACCTATTTCAACTTTGGAACCGGACCGATGATGAACCTTTATTTGTTTTGTGGGTTTCTCTGGGTCACATACAAGTCTCCATCCATATTGAAACAATACATCCATTCAACCGGGGTCGGACGGACTGCAGGAGGAACGGCTTCTTCTGTCGGCTCGATGATGCTTATGCGACGTTTTATGCGTTAGGAGGATTTCATGTACTTTATTCCGAGAAACATCAAGACGCGGTTTGAGTTTTTTGAAGGATTCGGCTTTTTGGAATTGTTTCTCTTTTTGGTGTTTGCTGCGGTTGGCGGCGGCATTTCCTACATTGTTTATCTGTTCACAAAGAAGTTTTTTTCCATCTTGTTTTTGGTGTTATTTGGCGCTGTCGGACTGGTAGCAGTCAGAAAAGATCCGCGACTTGGCGTATCGGCTTTTGACCTCATGCGTGAATATCGTCATTTTAGTTCAAAGCAGAAATCTTATTATTACCATTTTGGAACAGGGCGTGAAGGATCATGATATTCGGAAAGAAGAGTAAACCAACCCCGCCGGCTGGACCGGCTGTTTCACCATCTGTTCAGGGTCAAAAGTCCACTCAAGAATGGATGCCCGTCAAAGATGTGTATAACGGGTTTATTCATCGGAGAGACGGCGGGTTAATCTGTGCGATACGGGTTCAGCCTATCAATATGAACTTGCTTTCGCCGAGCGAAAAAAGGCGAAAGGTAAGAATGCTTGAAGAAGTTTTTAATGGGATCGACTATTCGTTCCAAATCATTTCAATCGCTCGTCCGGTTGACCTTGATGCTTATATTGCAAAACTTCAGCATATTCGATCCCAAGAAGAAAATCCTGTAAAAAACCGACTGCTCGGGGAATATATTTCCCAAGCTGCATCGGTGGCTGTCAAAGGAGAGGCGCTTGATCGACACTTTTATATTTTGCTCGATGAAGTTCCAACCAGCAAGAAACATCAGAGTGAGGCTATTTTGATTCGCCGCGCAACCGAGCTGGTTTCTAGTTTAACTTCTGCAGATTTATCTAGTCATATCTGCTCAGATGAAGAGCTGCGAGATCTATTGTTTATCTTTACCCATCCGACTCAAGCGGCCTACGAACGCGCGCCGCAGACTAATGTGTTACTCCCACCGCTATTTGAAATGAGGGAATGAAATGGCCAAAGTCCTTGCGAAGAAAAACAAGACGCAGCACACGCCACAGACAACGGCACTTCTTGATATATTAAGTCCGCCTGCCATCCAGTTTCATCCGCGGCATTTTGTTTTCGGTGATCAGTATCAGACGGTTCTTGGCGTCTTTGATTATCCTACGAAAATCGAAGAGCCTGCGTGGCTTTCGCAGATTGCCACGCTTCCGGGAGTCGTTCTGTCCATTCATGTTCGTCCAACCGATTCGTTCAGCCTTGTAGAGTCAATCAAAAAAGAAACCGGCCTAATTCAAGCTCAAATTATCAATAATAACAACCCTGCTGTTGTTCAGATGTACACGGACAAGCTTGAGGATGCCAAAAAGTTGCTCGCCAAGATCGACAGCGAGCAGCAAAGCGTTATGTATTTGACTGCGCTCATCCTCATTACCGCAAATGATCTTGATGAGTTGAACCAGCGAAAGAAATTTGTTGAATCCAAGTTGGCAGGATCCGGGATGCGGGGAAGAAGCCCGATGCTTCGCCAGGAAGAGGCGCTCAAAAGTGTTGCGCCGTTTAAAATCCTTGACCCCAAAATATCGAGTATGACGGACCGCAATATGCCGGTTGAAACTGTTGCAGCTTCGTATCCCTTTGTGTACTCCGGTATCAACGATGGCGACGGCGTGCTTTTTGGAACCGACAAATCTGGCGGCATCGTACTCGTTGATTTTTGGACGAGATCCGGCAGCCGGACCAACAGCAACATAACCATCATGGGGCGGCCCGGTGTGGGGAAATCCACCTCAGTCAAAAAGATTCTCGCCAATGAATACGCGCGAGGAACAAAGATTATCATCCTCGATCCCGAGCGTGAATATCGTGATCTGTGTCTGCGTCTACGCGGCGACTGGATTGACTGCGGCGGCGGGGAAAGGGGGCGTATCAATCCCCTTCAGGTCCGGTTTGTGCCCGCGGATGATGACGATGAAGAAGATAAATTGTATTCGGATCAAATTTCATCCCGAGGCCCGTTATCGCTTCATTTCCAAACGCTTCGGACCTTCTTTTCGCTTTATTTGAAGGACATCACCAAGGTACAGTTTGGTCTTTTGGAAATTGCTCTTGAGGAAGTCTACAAAATGAAGGGCATCACCTGGAGCACGGATTCGCGGACAATTCCGAATGACGGATGGCCGACCCTGCCCGACCTTTATTTTTTCATTGATAAAAAATCTCAAGAGCCAGGGGCCGATCCCAACTGGCGAGAACTGGCAACACTTCTGCGTTCTTCAGCTGTTGGTGCGGACCAAGCCCTTTGGTCTGGACCGACAACCATCCAGGCTGATAGTGATTTTGTGGTGCTTGATATTCACAACCTGCTGGAAGCTGACGAATCGATACGCCGGGCGCAGATGTTTAATATTTTGACCTGGGCCTGGAACAAAATTGCGGAGGACCGAACGCAGCGCGTACTGCTTGCCGTGGACGAAGCGTATTTGCTCGTCGATCCGGAAACGCCGCAGGCGCTTCAATTCCTTCGTAATACGAGCAAACGGATCCGCAAATATGAGGGCGGACTGATTGTTATCACGCACAATATGGTAGACTTCATGGATCCGGCCGTTCAGCGCTATGGACAAGCCCTCATTGACAATCCTGTTTATAAGCTGATTATGGGCCAAGGTGAAAAGGATGTTGAGGCGCTGACCAAACTCATGAACCTGTCGGAACGAGAGGTTCAAACGCTGCTTGAAGGCAAAAGGGGCGAAGCGCTCTTTGTAGCTGGAAACCGTCGCATACATGCGAAAATTGACATATCGCCGTTTGAGCATGAGCTCTTTGGTGCAGGCGGTGGCCGCTAATGTGGGCCACCGTAGCCAAACTCATCATCAAATTCGTTCCACCTGAGAAACTGGTCAAGATTTTCTTCATTGCTTTTTTTATATTCATCCTGGTGTTAGGTCTATTGTTTGTGGGACCCATTATGATTTTCAAGCATATTCCGCTTGGAAAAAATATGGATGAATTTAACTACTATAAGGATGCGGCGAATGAAATTAACCAGGAGACGGGGTTAAGCATCCATTGGCAGAAAATCATGGCGATCGACGCGGTTGTGTTGAATCAGGATTTTTCCTTATCGAGCAAAGAGCATGCGCTTGGCTACCGTGATTACTTTGTGCGAGAGGAACAAGAGAAAGTTGAAAGAACCTGCACACGAACGGTTGAAGTGAAAGACAATAAGGGAAATGTCAAAGAGGTTACGGAGGAATACGACTGCTCGTACTGGATAACTGTTTATTACGAGCGGCCATTTGACGAAACCCTGCAGCTGCTTGTCGCAAATGGTGTCATTACTGCAGACCAAATCGAAGATGTGAAACGATACACGATCTACGATGTCGATATGTATTTGGAAAAAGATCTGGATCTTCCCGATGGCTGGATGCCGATCGCTGGGGAGTTTGGATGGCCGCTAGACGGCCACTACCGAATTTCTTCGGGTTTCGGCACTCGAACGGACCCGATTCAGAATGTGTTGAAAAAACACAACGGGATTGACCTTCCGGCTCCAACAGGCACGCCAGTCTATGCGGCCAAGGACGGAAAGGTGATTGCGGCAGGGGAGATGGGGAGTGCCGGGAATGCCATCATCATTGACCACGGTAATAGTGTAGAGACAAGATACTACCACTTAAGCAAAATACACGTGAAGAATGGGAAGAGTGTCAGCCAGGGAGAATTGATCGGGGAAGTCGGTTCAACCGGGAAGAGCACCGGGCCGCACCTTCATTTTGAGATTCGCGTGAAAAGCTTTCCTGTCGATCCATTGCATTACTATAGGTAGATCATTTGTCTCACAAATCCGACCAAAGTCACAAAAAAAATAGCAAGAAATCATGTTTTCTGTATTCCTGTGCTCCCTTTTTTGGTATAATATTCTTATGTGGGAAGTACAATAATTTCTTCTGCTAACAAAGGGAGGTTTGATATGATACTGGTAGCGATCTCATAGGAGGGCCTTCCGTTGTCAAAGGACGAAACGAAAAAAATGACCATTGTCATTCCAAGTAACTTGAATTATGCCTTGAAGGCAGTTGCGGCAAGAGAACGCTGCTATATCCAATACATTGCCGCAGAAATGTTTTCGAATTACATCAAGGAAAAACATCCTGATATTTACGAGGAATATCAGCTTGAAGAATGCATAGCTGAATTTCTATTGAACAAGAATCGTTAGGATCTGATTGTCATGCGTGTTGGGATTATTTGCAGCCCGGATTACTTGCAACGTATCCGGGACGAACTTACGGAACATCTCATCTTGTTTGAGCGGGCAGGACATTATCAGTCCGAGGAATTTGATGCTCAAATCACATCTGCGATCAACATCTCAATGGATGTCCTCATTGTAGACATCACCTGTACAGATGATGAAACGATTGTTAAAGGACTCAGGAAATATCGGATTACGAAAAGCGCCCGCGTTATCGTGATTGCGCCTGGAAGAAGCCCTGGGGACATCACCATGTCGAAGCTTGTGGCGGATGGAATATACGATATCATTGCGCCTCCGCTTCCGGAAGAAGACGACGAGGCTTCTTCTTTTGAGATTGTTCTGGGTTTACAGAATTCCATAAATCAAGAATACCATATGGGAAACGCCGCCAGATGGCGGATTTATCAAGATGACGAAACGCCGAAAGAGCGGCAGAAACTCAAGCTTCCGGACATCAATTTTAATCGAATCAAAGGTGTCTTCTCGGGTAACCGAAAAGAGTCCAGCTCACTTGGGGAACTCGTAGACGACTTTGACCTGTTTGATGACGATGCAGTTACATCGTCTAATCGAACCGAAATCATCGAGCGGTATATCGGAACAGTTGCCATAGCCGTATTCAGCGGCATCAAGCGGACCGGTTGCAGTTTTACGGCTCTGCAGATTGCCAGCTGGCTTAGCCAGAAATACAGAACTGTGTATGTCGAAATGGAGCAGCAGACCAGTACGTATTACAGAAGCTTGGATAGCGAAAGAACATCAACCTCATTTAAGGTTGATAACCTTACGCTGTATCCGGGGGTAAGCCAGCTTGATGAACTGCTGTTTGAAGATTGGGAATACGTGGTGATCGATTTCGGAACTCGTTGGCGGGATCACCTTCCGTCTTTTGCGCGCAGCCATTTGCATATCCTGACGGCCTACAGCTGCGATATGGATGCGACGGCCGATCTGCTTACGCATCTTTACGATAAAAACTGGAAGCGTCCTGTTCACATTGTCGTGACAGCGACCGACGCCGGATTCAAAGAATGGACGGAAGCCGTATCGAGAAGAGAGAGAAAAGATCTGCAGCTGCATTTCTGGAAACAAGCACTTTGCGACAATCCTTTTCAAAACGGCGTGTTGCCGATCCATGAACTGATCGGAGCCATTTTGCCGAAGAAAAAGCGCGGCTTTTTCAATCTCTTTAAATAAAGGCGGGGAGCAACGTGAGAAACCATATCCGAACGATTTTGTCTTTGCTCGTATTCTTTCTCGGTGCTTCCGGATTGGTTCTTCTCTATATTTACGGGCCTCAGCTTGACACCAAGGATGTCATCGTTGTGGCCGCAACGATCGAGGAACATCAGACCATCGAAGCTCATCATCTCAAGATCGAAAGGAAACCTTCGAGCGCCATTCCGAAGCATGCGATTCTGAATCCGGAGGAAGTGATCGGAAAAGTCGCAACCGGTTTACTGCCCGAAGGAGCCTACATTTATCCGGAGTGGATTGAAGAAAACGGTTTTTATCCGAAAAAGGGCGAGATCCTGCTGCCCATCAACTCATCCTCCATCTTTGCGGTGAACCTTTCGCTACGAGCAAGAGACAGTGTTTACATTGCGTTTTTTAGACCGGAGCAACAACAAGTAACCGTACAACCGCCGGTTGCGAACATGATTGACCTGGATCAAACGGACATTCCGATCGAGGCGGCGGATGATCCGACCGTAATGCGGGATGTTCGAGTGGCGGCAGTAAGATCGACGGCCGGCAACATGGTCGTGGATACGGATACCGGCAAGAGCAATGGCCGGCTTACCGCAACGGAAACGATAGGATCGATCGAACTGATCGTCTCCGAGCAGGACGCGCATCTTTTGAAGAAAAAGCTGGAAGAGGGCTTTACGCTTTGGATTTCGCGGATGAAGTGATAAGGCGGTGATTGGCATCGAAATCATCAGCTCCATATACGCGCTCATCCATTTACGAGATCCGGTTACTGCGCAGCACAGTTATGCGATGGCCGCCTGTGCGTATGAACTTGCCAAAATCCTCGATCCAGGAAACGAAAGCGATTATTTCTTGGGCGGCCTGGTGCATGATGTCGGCAAAATCGGTTGGCCCGACCGACTGCTTAAGGGTAATCAAAAAGTTACGGACGAAGACAAAAAGCTTTTGGTTCGTCACGTTTCAGATGGTGTTCGTTTTCTTTCTCAGTTGAACTTGCCGCCGATCATTCTCCAAATGGCGCAGTTCCATCATGAACGGAACGACGGATCTGGATATCCCTCCGGAGTGTACGGAAAGTATATTCCGATCAGCGGCAAAATTGCGGCCGTCTCGGACGTATATTCCGCCCTTCGCATGGATCGCTCTTATCGCAAGGGGATGTCCCATGACGATGCGATCGCCATCATGGAAGCGGACAGAGGGCTGGACAAATTCGTTATGGCTCAATTTAAGAACTGCACAGAAGGGAGAAATACGATTGAAAATCTACTGTTACGGAATCGACCCCTTGTGGATTCAAGCCATGCGAAGTAGGGGGTTCGAGAGTATTACGTATCAGAACATGCCGGATCCCTCGATCGTCGGCAAGGATGCGGTCATGTTTTCCTATGATTCGCTTCCGGACCCGAAGGACTTTGCGTCGCTGCGGGAATCGTATTCCGACGCTCACCTGATCTGTTACTACAACGAACGTTCAGTCGCGGGGTATCACAGTATTGCGGTGCTGCTGAAACAACACGATATTAAGTTCCTTCGTCCGGGAATCGGCATTGAATCGCTGGTTGATACGCTGACTGTTTGGTTTTCTGATTCGCTTATCCAGGCAAAGCCGATGATCGGCGTGTTCGCAGCCATTCCTGGTGCGGGCGCAACGAGTATCGCAGCGCTGATCGCCAAACAGCTTGACGCGGTTATGCTCGGGCTGAATGTCTTCAATCCCGGATGGACGAAAAGCAGCATGACACTCGATGAGATCCGGATTCGACTTGCGCAGAAGAATTTCAGCTTCCAGGACTTGAAAAAAGCGGTTGAAGTGTCCGGACTTACCTATCTGCCTGGAAATACAGATCCCTTGATTTCCATGGACTATACCGAGGATGAAATTGAATACCTGATCGACACGGTTCTCAAGGAAAAAACGGTTGTCGGTGATTTCGGGGCGATTCCGCATAGCGCGGCATGGGCGGTCGGGCTTCAGCGCAGCGCGATCCGGATCATGGTCGCTCACCCGAGTCAAGAGCTGCAGCTGCAAAAACTTATGCAGCTTTCGGAAGACCTCGGGGTGGAACCGAAACATTGGTTTCTTGTCGGCAACAAGCTTCGGTCGGATGATCTGCCGATTCAGACGCTTGCCAGTTCGCTGGGGATGCAGACGCTTCCTTTCCTCGGCTTAACCCATCGGGAAACCGATTCATCGTTCTTCCTCACGATTTCAAAAAAGGAACAAGAGTTGCTTTCGCGCACAGTTTCACTCTTCGAATAGGGGAGAGATCGATGTATAGCCTCAAGGAAAAGGTACTTTATCGAGGATCCAGCTCGCAGAACTTTTATGAATATATCGATCAGATGCGGCAACGGATCCGCAAGCAGATGGAGGGTGACGAGGCGTTTCTTACGCTTGCGCAGAAAGCGCTGGTCGGCGACCAAGATGCTGTGCAAACGTGTCTCAAGCAGATCGAGCGGCAAATGCGGGAGTATCCGTTTTCCGGACAAATTCCGGAAGAATTTCGCGGAATGGACATGACCGCAGCGCTCTTTCATGAGTGGATCGGATACTCCGTCATAACGCCCTGGCTACTTGATCGAAGGTTTGCGACAAGCTCCAAAATGCAAGTAGTCGGTACTTCGATCAGCTATGCACATCAAGGGGAATACCGGCCATATCCGTATCCCTTTACCTCTATTGAGCGGGTTGAGCAGCTGCAGCGTTCGTTGATACGGCATGACCCTC is drawn from Candidatus Reconcilbacillus cellulovorans and contains these coding sequences:
- a CDS encoding conjugal transfer protein TraC, whose product is MAKVLAKKNKTQHTPQTTALLDILSPPAIQFHPRHFVFGDQYQTVLGVFDYPTKIEEPAWLSQIATLPGVVLSIHVRPTDSFSLVESIKKETGLIQAQIINNNNPAVVQMYTDKLEDAKKLLAKIDSEQQSVMYLTALILITANDLDELNQRKKFVESKLAGSGMRGRSPMLRQEEALKSVAPFKILDPKISSMTDRNMPVETVAASYPFVYSGINDGDGVLFGTDKSGGIVLVDFWTRSGSRTNSNITIMGRPGVGKSTSVKKILANEYARGTKIIILDPEREYRDLCLRLRGDWIDCGGGERGRINPLQVRFVPADDDDEEDKLYSDQISSRGPLSLHFQTLRTFFSLYLKDITKVQFGLLEIALEEVYKMKGITWSTDSRTIPNDGWPTLPDLYFFIDKKSQEPGADPNWRELATLLRSSAVGADQALWSGPTTIQADSDFVVLDIHNLLEADESIRRAQMFNILTWAWNKIAEDRTQRVLLAVDEAYLLVDPETPQALQFLRNTSKRIRKYEGGLIVITHNMVDFMDPAVQRYGQALIDNPVYKLIMGQGEKDVEALTKLMNLSEREVQTLLEGKRGEALFVAGNRRIHAKIDISPFEHELFGAGGGR